A DNA window from Mya arenaria isolate MELC-2E11 chromosome 17, ASM2691426v1 contains the following coding sequences:
- the LOC128224518 gene encoding uncharacterized protein LOC128224518 has protein sequence MAFNVTYGALTDRNIKHLYTTREKTMHKNIPRQKLHRPELLQLEIQATERFRHRRRRRREPNMEFIPEFGIDVPRAPAFRTGNKEFIAGLVDRLTKKPDIKSNPRGCGHYQRGFHEYEWEEEATSSRDPVPARRMKSILNRLTRPVGCGKRHPTPDLNEDDYLPNFVI, from the exons ATGGCGTTCAATGTGACGTACGGCGCGTTAACGGACCGCAACATCAAGCACCTGTACACGACCAGGGAGAAGACCATGCATAAGAATATCCCTAGACAGAAACTGCACAGACCCG AGCTGCTCCAGCTGGAGATACAAGCTACTGAACGTTTCCGACACCGCCGCCGACGACGACGGGAGCCCAATATGGAGTTTATACCGGAGTTTGGCATCGATGTGCCGCGGGCCCCCGCTTTCAG AACGGGCAACAAGGAGTTCATAGCCGGTCTGGTGGATCGACTGACAAAGAAACCGGATATCAAGTCCAACCCACGGGGTTGCGGCCACTACCAGCGGGGCTTCCACGAGTACGAATGGGAGGAGGAAGCTACCTCATCACGTGACCCCGTGCCAGCGCGGCGAATGAAAAGCATTCTGAACAGGCTCACGCGCCCCGTCGGGTGCGGCAAGCGTCACCCCACACCGGATCTAAATGAAGATGACTATCTACCAAACTTCGTTATATGA